The following are from one region of the Stigmatella ashevillena genome:
- a CDS encoding carboxypeptidase regulatory-like domain-containing protein translates to MSSSRSAARKWLVLCGMLGGASVLGGACGVPEAEVEPREQQVSPLAGCSPVQGATTVCGVVVNTAGAAIGGAEVVLQGVRTTTVADGSFSVSSAALNPGAPLTLTAQGYMPHVGAVTRDVLGARFVLHTLYQQTFSGGVPTVTDPRSGAAIRVDLEKLRTLNGTAPIKPFTVGVRFIDTGLLAMPGTDGAVNLSGKAVFLETRGAIYAEVRDARGNQLQPSAGTTAQVFIPIAGSMTGSAPQSIALWSMPAGTNQWRQQPGAASKTSNPVRCAVKEVATCDADACDQASQGRYVGNTPEIGFLNADIEKTNPACLRVELNTAALPPGTALPICLDIEIAIPGGGTQTRTMCMGDGTDVLYNLPPNANLTVRQASGFGCPAPPSTSVTVNTGAPWGGTGIPSSPSQCNGVLTLPPLP, encoded by the coding sequence ATGTCATCGTCCAGGAGCGCGGCAAGGAAGTGGTTGGTGTTGTGCGGCATGCTGGGTGGCGCCTCGGTGCTGGGTGGCGCCTGTGGCGTGCCCGAGGCCGAGGTCGAGCCGCGCGAGCAGCAGGTCTCCCCTCTCGCCGGCTGTAGTCCCGTCCAGGGCGCCACCACCGTCTGTGGCGTGGTGGTCAACACGGCGGGCGCGGCCATTGGGGGTGCGGAGGTGGTTCTCCAAGGCGTGCGGACGACGACCGTCGCGGACGGCTCGTTCTCCGTCTCCAGCGCGGCGCTGAATCCGGGCGCACCGCTGACCCTCACCGCGCAGGGCTACATGCCGCATGTCGGCGCCGTCACACGCGACGTGCTTGGGGCTCGCTTCGTTCTGCACACCTTGTACCAGCAGACCTTCTCGGGGGGCGTCCCCACCGTCACGGATCCCCGCAGCGGCGCTGCCATCCGCGTGGATCTGGAGAAGCTGCGGACCCTCAACGGGACCGCGCCCATCAAGCCCTTCACCGTGGGCGTGCGCTTCATCGACACGGGCCTGCTGGCGATGCCGGGGACCGACGGCGCCGTCAACCTGAGTGGCAAGGCCGTCTTCCTGGAGACGCGTGGCGCCATCTATGCCGAGGTCCGTGATGCCCGGGGCAACCAGCTCCAGCCGTCCGCAGGCACGACTGCCCAGGTGTTCATCCCCATCGCAGGAAGCATGACCGGGTCCGCGCCGCAGAGCATCGCCCTGTGGTCCATGCCCGCGGGCACCAATCAGTGGCGCCAGCAGCCGGGCGCGGCCTCGAAGACGAGCAACCCGGTTCGGTGCGCGGTCAAGGAAGTGGCTACCTGCGACGCGGACGCGTGCGATCAAGCCTCCCAGGGCCGATACGTGGGCAACACTCCGGAGATTGGCTTCCTCAACGCGGACATCGAGAAGACCAATCCCGCGTGCCTGCGCGTCGAGTTGAACACTGCCGCGCTGCCGCCTGGCACCGCGTTGCCCATCTGCCTGGACATCGAGATCGCCATTCCTGGCGGTGGAACCCAGACGCGCACGATGTGCATGGGCGACGGCACGGACGTCCTGTACAACCTGCCCCCCAATGCCAACCTCACCGTTCGCCAGGCGTCGGGCTTTGGCTGCCCGGCTCCGCCCAGCACCAGCGTGACCGTCAACACGG